A stretch of Paludisphaera borealis DNA encodes these proteins:
- a CDS encoding DUF1592 domain-containing protein has protein sequence MGALWGPGGARLGRPGRLTLGLACMLRVGVTLVLAHVVVLAAEASAADQLEKQFRERVQPILEDYCIACHGDGIDKGSVALDESALNPARLRDKKFWWAVLKNVRAGLMPPTGEPQPSEAERRLLVDWIKYGAFGIEPTTPDPGRVTVRRLNRVEYRNTIRDLMGVNYETNVEFPPDDTGHGFDNIGDVLTVSPLLLEKYLAAAKSIVVQAVPVVPRVVPETKIAGRRFRRAGDDEKKDEGPLPLSYYEPASIASTFHAEHPGRYQLVLNLTATDKEAFGADYNKCRVVFKADDRELFRQEFSRQDEKPFHTQLDLDWSAGEHELAFVLEPLTRDEKRLRSLTIRIDSVDVRGPWERRFWTRPANYSRFFPSDAPEGAPERRLYARSLLQAFARRAFRRPADEATVDRLAALAEREYSREGRTFEAGVAQAMAAVLASPMFLFREEGLEEGSSDRYPLIDEYALASRLSYFLWSSMPDAELFRLAEEHALRKNLAAQLKRMFADPRSREFVRHFVGQWLQARDVETVPINAFAVIHRDQPFDPEADRLRARLQELNRRFPETLTDEERKERNEVRAAFFKTFRGVREHELNDELRQAMRLESEMLVDRVLRQDRSLRELLVSDYTFLNERLAKHYGIGGVEGKEMRLVALPPESPRGGVLTLGAVLAVTSNPDRTSPVKRGLFILDNILGTPPPPQPPNIPPLEKSAKEFAGRTPTLRETLELHRAKPQCSACHNRMDPLGLALENFNALGVWREREQGGPVNSSGRLLTGESFSNVQELKRILADEHGRDFFRCLSEKMLTYALGRGLDYQDVETIDSLVDHIERENGRAGALISGVVESAPFQRGRRPAEGKSPSP, from the coding sequence ATGGGTGCATTGTGGGGTCCGGGGGGGGCTCGACTGGGTCGCCCGGGCCGACTGACGCTTGGTTTGGCGTGCATGCTGCGGGTGGGCGTCACCCTCGTCCTTGCCCACGTGGTCGTGCTCGCCGCGGAGGCGAGCGCGGCGGACCAGCTCGAGAAGCAATTCCGCGAGCGCGTGCAACCCATCCTTGAGGATTACTGCATTGCATGCCATGGCGACGGGATCGACAAAGGGTCCGTGGCGCTCGACGAATCCGCGTTGAACCCGGCGCGCCTGCGCGACAAAAAATTCTGGTGGGCCGTACTCAAGAACGTGAGGGCCGGCCTCATGCCCCCAACCGGCGAACCCCAACCGTCCGAGGCGGAGCGGCGGCTCCTCGTCGATTGGATCAAGTACGGCGCCTTCGGAATCGAGCCGACGACCCCCGACCCCGGCCGCGTCACGGTGCGGCGGCTCAATCGGGTCGAGTACCGAAACACGATTCGCGACTTGATGGGCGTGAACTATGAAACGAACGTCGAGTTTCCACCCGACGACACGGGTCATGGGTTCGACAACATCGGCGACGTCCTCACCGTTTCCCCCTTGCTGCTGGAAAAGTACCTCGCCGCCGCGAAGTCCATCGTCGTGCAGGCGGTGCCGGTGGTCCCGAGAGTCGTCCCGGAAACGAAGATCGCCGGTCGACGCTTCCGCCGAGCGGGCGACGACGAGAAGAAGGACGAAGGGCCATTGCCGCTCTCGTATTACGAGCCGGCGTCGATTGCAAGCACGTTCCACGCCGAGCACCCGGGCCGGTATCAACTGGTGCTGAACTTGACGGCGACCGACAAGGAGGCCTTTGGAGCCGACTACAATAAGTGCCGGGTCGTTTTCAAAGCGGATGATCGGGAATTGTTCCGGCAGGAATTCAGTCGCCAGGACGAGAAGCCGTTCCACACCCAACTGGACCTCGATTGGAGCGCGGGAGAGCATGAGTTGGCGTTCGTCCTCGAACCGCTGACGCGGGACGAGAAGCGACTCAGATCTCTCACGATCAGGATCGATTCGGTGGACGTGCGCGGGCCTTGGGAACGCCGTTTCTGGACCCGGCCCGCAAACTATTCCCGCTTTTTCCCGAGCGACGCCCCCGAGGGCGCCCCCGAGCGGCGGCTTTACGCGCGCTCGCTGCTTCAGGCTTTCGCCAGAAGAGCGTTTCGACGCCCCGCGGACGAGGCGACGGTGGATCGGCTTGCGGCGCTGGCCGAGCGCGAGTACTCCCGGGAGGGGCGGACCTTCGAGGCCGGCGTCGCCCAAGCGATGGCGGCCGTGCTGGCTTCCCCGATGTTCCTGTTCCGGGAGGAAGGGCTTGAGGAAGGGTCTTCAGACCGATACCCGCTCATCGACGAATATGCACTGGCTTCGCGGCTGTCGTATTTCCTCTGGTCGTCCATGCCCGACGCCGAGCTGTTTCGATTGGCCGAGGAGCACGCGCTCAGGAAAAACCTGGCCGCGCAGTTGAAGCGGATGTTCGCCGATCCGCGTTCGAGAGAGTTCGTCCGGCACTTCGTCGGGCAGTGGCTGCAGGCGCGCGACGTCGAGACGGTCCCGATCAATGCGTTCGCCGTGATCCACCGCGATCAGCCGTTCGATCCCGAGGCGGACCGACTCCGGGCGCGACTGCAAGAACTGAACCGTCGATTCCCCGAGACGCTCACCGACGAAGAGCGGAAAGAACGGAACGAAGTGCGCGCGGCGTTCTTCAAAACGTTTCGCGGCGTCCGCGAGCACGAGTTGAACGACGAATTGCGCCAGGCCATGAGGCTCGAATCCGAGATGCTCGTCGACCGCGTTCTTCGCCAAGACCGCAGTCTGCGGGAGCTGCTGGTCAGCGATTACACCTTCCTGAACGAGCGGCTGGCGAAACACTATGGGATCGGCGGGGTCGAAGGCAAGGAAATGCGTCTCGTCGCACTGCCGCCCGAGAGCCCGCGCGGCGGCGTTCTGACGCTCGGAGCCGTGCTGGCCGTGACATCGAACCCGGATCGAACCTCTCCGGTGAAGCGAGGCTTGTTCATCCTCGACAACATCCTGGGAACTCCCCCGCCGCCTCAACCGCCGAACATCCCCCCTCTGGAAAAGTCCGCGAAGGAATTCGCCGGCCGCACTCCGACCTTGCGGGAGACCCTGGAGCTGCACCGCGCAAAGCCCCAGTGCAGCGCCTGCCATAATCGGATGGATCCCCTGGGATTGGCCTTGGAAAACTTCAATGCGCTCGGTGTTTGGCGGGAACGGGAGCAAGGCGGTCCCGTGAATTCGAGCGGCAGGCTCCTCACCGGCGAGTCCTTCTCGAACGTCCAGGAGCTGAAGCGCATCTTGGCCGACGAACACGGCCGCGATTTCTTTCGCTGTCTCAGCGAGAAAATGCTGACGTATGCTTTAGGGCGCGGTCTCGACTATCAGGACGTGGAGACGATTGATTCGCTGGTGGATCACATTGAACGAGAGAACGGCCGCGCTGGCGCGTTGATCTCCGGCGTCGTCGAATCGGCGCCGTTTCAGAGAGGCCGAAGACCCGCGGAGGGGAAGTCCCCGAGCCCGTGA
- a CDS encoding DUF1552 domain-containing protein, protein MNPAGTDLAAPPRRGRLNRRHFLRGLGVTVALPVLASLRPTSQFASRALPVGGLGVTPTGAPLRAAFVYVPNGAIPAAWWPAAEGANFPLSRSLQPLEPVKGLVQVLGGLDHQTAGPGPDGVDGSGEHARANGTFLTGVRLKKSATDVHAGISIDQMMARQVGSLTRFSSLELGCDSVRKTAACDSGYSCAYQYNLSWSSPTTPMTPESNPRLVFERLFGTGAPGERRAILQQRRQEQRSLLDSVLEDARSMQRRLNPQDKDKLDQYLTGVREVETRIERAERFGTAQDPGVETPAGIPSDYTQYVQLMYDMLLLAFQTDSTRVATFLVTHEGSNLSFDHIGITEGHHDLSHHQNRPEWVEKVAKIDLWYVQQFARFLEKLDATKDADGNSLLYNSMIVYGSGCADGDSHTHSNLPFLLAGAGGGTLTPGRYVKYGSRPATNLFLDMADRLGVQQLERFGDSTGRLGNI, encoded by the coding sequence ATGAACCCCGCCGGAACCGATCTGGCCGCCCCCCCCCGCCGTGGGCGTCTCAATCGCCGTCATTTTCTGCGAGGCCTGGGCGTGACCGTCGCGCTGCCGGTCCTTGCGTCGCTGCGTCCGACGTCCCAGTTCGCCTCGCGCGCGTTGCCCGTCGGCGGCCTGGGCGTGACCCCGACGGGCGCCCCGCTGCGCGCGGCCTTCGTCTACGTCCCCAACGGCGCTATACCCGCCGCCTGGTGGCCGGCGGCTGAGGGCGCGAATTTTCCGCTGAGCCGCAGCCTTCAGCCATTGGAGCCGGTCAAGGGCTTGGTCCAGGTGCTCGGCGGCCTGGACCATCAGACCGCGGGCCCGGGCCCGGACGGCGTTGATGGTTCTGGCGAGCACGCCCGCGCGAACGGCACGTTCCTGACCGGCGTCCGACTCAAGAAGAGCGCGACCGACGTCCACGCCGGGATTTCCATCGACCAGATGATGGCGCGCCAGGTCGGTTCACTCACGCGTTTCTCTTCACTGGAACTGGGATGCGACTCCGTGCGCAAGACTGCGGCGTGTGATTCCGGCTACTCGTGCGCCTACCAGTACAACTTGTCCTGGAGCTCGCCCACGACGCCCATGACGCCGGAATCCAATCCGCGCCTGGTCTTCGAACGCCTGTTTGGGACTGGAGCCCCCGGCGAGCGGCGGGCGATCCTTCAGCAGCGCCGGCAAGAGCAGCGGTCCCTCCTCGATTCCGTCCTTGAGGACGCGCGCTCCATGCAGCGACGACTCAACCCTCAAGACAAGGACAAGCTGGACCAATACTTGACCGGTGTGCGCGAGGTCGAGACGCGCATCGAAAGAGCGGAGCGGTTCGGGACGGCCCAAGATCCGGGCGTCGAGACCCCGGCGGGCATCCCCTCGGACTACACGCAGTACGTTCAGCTCATGTACGACATGCTCCTCCTGGCGTTCCAGACCGACTCCACGCGCGTGGCGACTTTCCTGGTCACCCACGAGGGGAGTAATCTGTCGTTCGACCACATCGGGATCACCGAAGGGCATCACGACCTGTCGCACCACCAGAACCGGCCGGAGTGGGTCGAAAAGGTCGCCAAGATCGATTTGTGGTACGTCCAACAGTTCGCCAGGTTCCTGGAAAAGCTCGACGCGACGAAAGACGCCGACGGCAACTCTCTGCTCTACAACTCCATGATCGTTTACGGCAGCGGCTGCGCCGATGGCGACTCTCACACGCACTCCAACCTGCCGTTCCTGCTGGCCGGCGCCGGGGGAGGGACGCTTACACCCGGCCGGTACGTGAAATACGGATCCCGACCGGCGACGAACCTCTTCCTGGACATGGCCGATCGCCTCGGCGTCCAGCAGTTGGAGCGATTCGGCGATTCCACCGGACGTCTGGGGAACATCTAA
- a CDS encoding lipopolysaccharide assembly protein LapA domain-containing protein, which translates to MTDGPSIRSPCEIGGVMRYIQAVVLLAFLGAVGLFAVQNTEAITVTFWTWRATGPVALLAIGAYFLGMLSGWTVVSFFRRSLHKVSERPSD; encoded by the coding sequence TTGACCGACGGGCCGAGCATCCGCTCGCCGTGTGAGATCGGGGGCGTGATGCGGTACATTCAGGCGGTCGTCTTGCTGGCTTTCCTCGGAGCGGTCGGACTCTTCGCCGTGCAGAACACCGAGGCGATCACAGTAACCTTCTGGACGTGGAGGGCTACCGGGCCGGTCGCCCTGTTGGCGATCGGGGCCTATTTTCTGGGAATGCTCAGCGGCTGGACGGTCGTGTCGTTCTTCAGGAGATCGTTGCACAAGGTGTCGGAGCGGCCGTCCGATTGA
- a CDS encoding NF038122 family metalloprotease encodes MALVINATFDSSITNDPNAAAIEGTINRTIAAYENLITDNVTVDITFQEGGGLGGSSGGLLYFIKYADYRSALVSHATTANDNTAIASLPVQTNDPINNNSQIAVRSPLARALGFNAPNAGGAAGDGTITLNTAICNLDRTSVQDASKYDLQAVTAHEIDEILGFGSSLDAANNGTPVPTGMVRPDDLFRYDQNGARSYSSTATDQAYFSIDGGTTDLARFNQTHTAAYAGDYGDWYSFFGGQTPQVQDAFNTPGATANLDAAELTRLDVLGYSLVLNVPQVTAAADQTGVEGAAKAFNLGSFTDPDAAPWGVTVAWGDGSSNTSFFLNSAGSLGSKPHKYAEEGSYTVTVTVNDFTSQTQSKTFQVNVSDPAVIATGRSISAVEGASTGSVVLATFTDPGGPEPIGDYSADVNWGDGSGTQVGAGSIVFNGSTFEVHGVHTYAEESGPEHPGSQPYVITVTIHHESAPMTVVASSATVSDPSVVAVGVPVFAVNCKTITVSPATFTDPGGPESLNDYSASIDWGDGTGSSVGSISYAGGVFTVNGAHAYASHGNYTITTTIDHESSVPSVATSTATIKDDLGLLLLDPTAAGSLLVTGNGNVVVTGCGAVVVDSNAPYYAAVVAQNGKLSASQIHVGGGVSTWGNATINPTADHDAAVPDPLGLGLPTPPSPLFGAVNDTRSVPLTLSPGTYLGGIHVSGNATVTLAPGVYYLKGGGLSVSGNGVVKGSDVLIINVPSGPRDTITLSGLGQLNLTALTSGPYQGVVVLQAPASSNPIRVTENAKLNLTGVAYAAHAAVDISGNGRVTINPGPGTATLPPIDGALIAYDLNVADNGVLTINPDSPSLAMAATPASGSLAASTGAADVHAAAIASLAGDGGARNSSASVSGEIMAQAVLNSMAAPATDLWLTTVPLKSKTSA; translated from the coding sequence ATGGCGCTGGTGATCAATGCGACCTTCGACAGCAGCATCACCAACGATCCCAACGCGGCCGCCATCGAAGGCACGATCAACAGGACGATTGCGGCCTATGAGAATCTGATCACCGACAACGTCACGGTCGACATTACCTTCCAGGAAGGCGGCGGACTTGGAGGAAGTTCGGGCGGCCTTCTCTATTTCATCAAGTACGCGGACTACCGCTCCGCCCTGGTCAGCCATGCGACGACCGCGAACGACAACACCGCGATCGCATCGCTTCCGGTGCAAACCAACGACCCAATCAACAACAACAGTCAAATCGCCGTGAGGTCGCCCCTCGCTCGGGCATTGGGATTCAACGCGCCGAACGCCGGGGGTGCCGCGGGCGACGGCACGATCACGCTCAACACGGCCATCTGTAATCTCGATCGCACGTCGGTGCAAGACGCCTCCAAGTACGACTTGCAGGCCGTGACCGCGCACGAGATCGACGAGATCCTGGGCTTCGGCTCATCACTCGACGCGGCGAATAATGGCACTCCGGTCCCCACCGGAATGGTCCGTCCCGACGACTTGTTTCGGTACGATCAAAACGGCGCCCGAAGCTATAGCTCGACGGCGACGGATCAAGCGTATTTCTCCATCGACGGCGGCACGACCGACCTCGCACGATTCAACCAAACCCATACAGCGGCGTACGCGGGGGATTACGGCGACTGGTACAGCTTCTTCGGCGGCCAGACGCCCCAGGTGCAAGACGCGTTCAATACGCCGGGAGCGACCGCGAATCTGGACGCCGCCGAACTGACGCGGCTCGACGTTCTCGGCTATTCGCTCGTCCTGAACGTCCCCCAGGTGACGGCTGCCGCGGATCAGACGGGGGTCGAGGGTGCGGCCAAGGCGTTCAACCTGGGAAGTTTCACCGACCCCGATGCGGCTCCCTGGGGCGTGACGGTCGCGTGGGGGGACGGTTCGTCGAACACCAGCTTCTTCCTCAACAGCGCGGGCTCGCTGGGATCCAAGCCGCATAAGTACGCTGAGGAGGGAAGCTACACCGTGACGGTCACGGTCAACGACTTCACCAGCCAGACGCAGTCCAAAACCTTCCAGGTGAACGTCTCCGATCCAGCCGTGATCGCCACCGGCCGGTCGATCAGTGCGGTCGAAGGAGCCAGCACCGGCTCGGTGGTGCTGGCGACGTTCACCGACCCCGGCGGCCCGGAGCCGATCGGCGATTACTCGGCCGACGTCAACTGGGGCGACGGCTCCGGGACGCAGGTCGGGGCCGGCTCGATCGTCTTCAACGGCTCGACCTTCGAGGTCCACGGCGTTCACACTTACGCCGAGGAGAGCGGGCCCGAACACCCTGGCTCGCAGCCCTACGTCATCACCGTGACCATCCACCACGAGTCGGCGCCCATGACGGTGGTCGCAAGTTCGGCCACGGTCTCCGACCCGTCGGTCGTGGCCGTGGGGGTTCCTGTCTTCGCGGTGAACTGCAAGACGATCACGGTTTCGCCGGCGACCTTCACCGACCCCGGCGGGCCGGAGAGCCTCAACGACTACTCGGCCTCCATCGACTGGGGCGACGGCACCGGCAGCTCGGTCGGCTCCATCTCCTATGCCGGCGGCGTCTTCACCGTCAACGGCGCCCACGCCTACGCCTCGCACGGCAACTACACGATCACGACCACCATCGATCACGAATCGTCCGTACCGTCAGTCGCGACCAGTACGGCCACGATCAAGGACGACCTCGGCCTCCTGCTGCTCGACCCCACGGCCGCCGGCTCTCTCCTGGTCACCGGCAACGGCAACGTCGTCGTCACAGGCTGCGGCGCGGTGGTCGTCGACTCCAACGCCCCTTACTACGCGGCCGTCGTCGCCCAGAACGGCAAGCTAAGCGCGTCGCAAATCCATGTCGGCGGCGGCGTATCCACCTGGGGCAACGCGACCATCAACCCCACGGCCGATCATGACGCCGCGGTCCCCGATCCGCTGGGGCTTGGGTTGCCCACGCCCCCGTCCCCGCTCTTCGGCGCGGTCAATGACACGAGAAGCGTGCCGCTCACGCTCTCTCCAGGCACTTACCTCGGCGGCATCCACGTCTCCGGCAACGCCACGGTGACGCTCGCCCCGGGCGTCTACTACCTGAAGGGCGGCGGGCTCTCGGTGTCCGGCAATGGAGTGGTCAAGGGAAGCGACGTCCTGATCATCAACGTCCCAAGCGGCCCCCGGGACACGATCACCCTCTCCGGCCTAGGACAACTGAATCTGACGGCCCTGACGAGCGGTCCGTATCAAGGAGTCGTAGTCCTCCAGGCCCCGGCCTCCAGCAACCCGATCCGCGTCACGGAGAATGCGAAGCTCAACCTGACTGGGGTGGCTTACGCCGCTCACGCGGCGGTCGATATCAGCGGCAACGGGCGCGTGACCATCAACCCCGGCCCGGGAACCGCGACGCTGCCTCCGATCGACGGGGCGCTGATCGCCTACGATTTGAACGTCGCCGACAATGGCGTCCTGACCATCAACCCCGATTCGCCGAGCCTCGCCATGGCCGCGACGCCGGCCAGTGGCTCGCTCGCCGCGTCGACCGGCGCGGCCGACGTCCACGCCGCGGCGATCGCCTCTCTCGCCGGCGACGGCGGTGCAAGGAATTCGAGCGCCAGCGTAAGCGGTGAAATCATGGCGCAGGCGGTCCTGAACTCCATGGCCGCCCCAGCAACCGATCTCTGGCTCACAACCGTCCCGCTCAAGAGCAAGACGTCAGCATAA
- a CDS encoding PD40 domain-containing protein, with translation MVLKKALVNMTLMALGFAGVGFAYCAVASGSREAEAEPQAAAAEPAVPRDRDAPEVQLRNESRSVLEKALASVRTVEDLEQRVWLLCEIARLQARAGLADALEGTLKTAIEAAQETESEHRLIDVAEALARSGDFKTAVELVDPLALNRDYGLNHVAAAMAGAGDVNGALRVAGTIRNESSRSEALQRIAIAQAEGGDMKGAQTTVAKISDAAVLAEVLTAIAARQYRAKDPAAALSLEHARRAADKIPPFVGDRREPTDSRASALAAIAGVLAGSGATEEARKVAGEIAKAPWDDIARRNIAAAQAGRGEIEAALQTAENIHGAYEKGEALNDVVTAQVAANDLDAARTLASRIEPGRWRVDALLAIAKGQYRSGRRKEAWGIFEAARREAERLVDDPRVGNVKPAALGRLASAQAEVREEKAALAWIDDLASPSAKAWSLWGLAEELAGRLPASPPPKIRILVSTPKVDEPAAEHAPKPITTFRGKIVLFGTRRAVGGEAQRIEMINPDGTGLETILTLDKGQAIHAGRVSPDGKRLAFSASQAGTRRPDLWSVTTDRVRRKIADDIIVVAWSPDGRRLAAIRDTDPNTPGRENLILDVETGREQRLPIPETDAVEDWSPDGETLTAMAANVGKVFEHPTKGTYPLRQIYLMHPDGTGRARLTSRPLADNLDARFSPDGSRVTYFQRRHPNNLVMHFAVVQRRDGADARDLAQFNEIYKGNRHYKPNGPPCWSPDGKSVVWFIPRRKLDSSTMRIELLILSVETGQANRLDLHQRGLEWVQALDWR, from the coding sequence ATGGTACTCAAGAAAGCACTCGTCAACATGACCCTGATGGCGCTCGGCTTCGCGGGGGTGGGATTTGCGTATTGCGCGGTCGCCTCGGGTTCGCGGGAGGCCGAGGCAGAGCCCCAAGCAGCGGCGGCGGAGCCGGCTGTTCCTCGCGACCGCGATGCGCCCGAGGTGCAACTCCGCAACGAGAGCCGGTCGGTTCTGGAGAAGGCCCTGGCGAGCGTCCGCACGGTCGAGGATCTCGAGCAGCGCGTCTGGCTCCTCTGCGAGATCGCCCGCCTGCAAGCCCGGGCGGGGCTCGCCGACGCACTCGAAGGAACCCTGAAAACGGCGATCGAGGCGGCTCAGGAAACCGAGAGCGAGCACCGACTGATCGACGTGGCCGAGGCCCTGGCCCGGTCCGGCGACTTCAAGACGGCCGTGGAACTCGTCGACCCGCTCGCCCTCAACCGCGACTACGGCCTGAATCATGTGGCGGCGGCGATGGCCGGCGCCGGCGACGTCAACGGGGCACTTCGGGTGGCGGGGACGATCCGGAACGAAAGCTCCAGGAGCGAAGCCCTTCAACGCATCGCGATCGCGCAAGCGGAGGGCGGCGACATGAAGGGGGCCCAAACGACCGTCGCGAAGATCTCGGATGCCGCCGTTCTGGCCGAGGTGTTGACGGCCATCGCGGCCCGGCAGTATCGCGCCAAGGACCCGGCGGCCGCCCTGAGTCTGGAACACGCGCGGCGGGCCGCCGACAAGATCCCCCCGTTCGTCGGCGACCGACGCGAGCCGACCGACTCCAGAGCGAGCGCTCTCGCCGCGATTGCGGGCGTCCTGGCCGGTTCCGGCGCCACCGAGGAGGCCCGAAAAGTCGCCGGCGAAATCGCGAAGGCCCCGTGGGACGACATCGCCCGGAGGAATATCGCCGCCGCGCAGGCCGGACGCGGGGAGATCGAGGCCGCCTTGCAGACGGCGGAGAACATCCACGGCGCCTACGAAAAAGGCGAGGCCCTCAACGACGTCGTGACCGCCCAGGTCGCGGCGAACGACCTCGACGCCGCGCGCACGCTCGCCTCCAGAATCGAGCCGGGTCGCTGGCGCGTCGACGCCCTGCTCGCGATCGCCAAGGGGCAGTACCGTTCGGGCCGGCGCAAGGAAGCCTGGGGGATCTTCGAGGCGGCCCGGCGCGAGGCCGAACGCCTGGTGGACGACCCACGAGTCGGGAACGTCAAACCCGCCGCGCTCGGACGTCTCGCCAGCGCGCAGGCCGAAGTGAGGGAAGAGAAGGCCGCCCTGGCCTGGATCGACGACCTGGCTTCGCCGTCAGCCAAGGCGTGGTCCTTGTGGGGGCTGGCGGAAGAATTGGCCGGACGGCTGCCGGCGAGTCCGCCCCCCAAGATAAGAATCCTGGTCTCCACTCCAAAGGTCGACGAACCGGCTGCGGAGCACGCTCCGAAACCGATCACGACGTTCCGCGGCAAGATCGTGCTGTTCGGAACCAGGCGCGCGGTCGGCGGCGAAGCCCAACGGATCGAAATGATCAACCCCGACGGGACGGGATTGGAGACGATCCTGACCCTGGACAAGGGACAGGCGATTCACGCCGGCCGCGTTTCACCCGACGGCAAGCGCCTGGCGTTCAGCGCCTCGCAGGCCGGGACGCGGCGCCCGGATCTATGGTCGGTGACGACGGACCGCGTGCGCCGGAAAATCGCCGACGACATCATCGTCGTCGCCTGGTCGCCCGACGGGCGCCGCCTCGCCGCCATTCGCGACACGGACCCGAATACTCCGGGTCGAGAAAACCTCATCCTCGACGTCGAAACCGGTCGCGAGCAGCGACTGCCGATCCCGGAGACCGACGCGGTGGAGGATTGGTCGCCCGATGGAGAGACGCTGACCGCGATGGCGGCCAACGTAGGCAAGGTGTTCGAACATCCCACGAAAGGAACCTATCCGCTCCGGCAGATCTACCTCATGCATCCCGACGGGACCGGCCGCGCGCGCCTGACGAGCAGGCCGTTGGCCGATAATCTCGACGCCCGCTTCTCCCCGGACGGAAGCCGAGTCACCTACTTCCAGAGGCGGCATCCCAACAACCTCGTGATGCACTTCGCCGTCGTACAACGGCGAGACGGTGCCGACGCCAGAGATCTGGCGCAGTTCAACGAGATCTATAAGGGAAACCGGCACTACAAACCGAACGGCCCGCCGTGCTGGTCGCCCGACGGGAAATCCGTCGTCTGGTTCATCCCGAGGAGAAAGCTTGATTCCAGCACAATGAGGATCGAACTCCTCATCCTCTCCGTGGAGACGGGCCAGGCCAACCGGCTCGACCTCCATCAGCGCGGGCTCGAATGGGTTCAGGCGCTCGACTGGCGGTGA
- a CDS encoding DUF3500 domain-containing protein has product MSRVRSLLLAITIAALYCHATLAAAHDGPGTHTHEKPAAKAAREMAGAARNLWASLTPEQKTKIGFDFKDALRYDWHFIPRPRKGLPLKEMSGDQKALATALLASGLSQSGFIKAESIVSLEQILASIEQGKGPVRDPELYYFNIFGNPDSFGAKEPWGWRFEGHHLSLNFTIVGDKGVAGGPTFMGTNPAEVKAGPRQGLRVLGEEEDLARKLVKSLDSGQRAKGLVEIVAPKDILTLAARKATPLKPAGVMMTDLNAEQKELLNSIVVLYAERLRPEMAADDLGKILKAGVDKVGFAWAGGLERGEPHYYRIQGPTFLIEYDNTQNNANHVHSVWRDFEDDFGDDLLKKHYESATAEHGHSK; this is encoded by the coding sequence ATGTCACGCGTTCGAAGCCTCTTGCTCGCGATAACGATCGCGGCGCTCTACTGCCATGCGACCCTGGCGGCGGCCCACGACGGTCCCGGGACCCACACGCACGAAAAGCCGGCCGCGAAGGCCGCCCGCGAGATGGCGGGGGCGGCCAGGAACCTCTGGGCGTCGCTCACCCCGGAGCAGAAGACCAAGATCGGGTTCGACTTCAAGGACGCGCTCCGCTACGACTGGCACTTCATCCCGAGGCCCCGCAAGGGCCTGCCCTTGAAGGAGATGTCGGGCGACCAGAAGGCCCTGGCCACCGCCCTTCTCGCCAGCGGCCTGAGCCAGAGCGGCTTCATCAAGGCGGAGTCGATCGTCAGCCTTGAGCAGATCCTGGCGTCGATCGAGCAAGGGAAAGGTCCGGTCCGGGACCCGGAGCTGTATTACTTCAACATCTTCGGCAATCCGGACTCGTTCGGCGCCAAGGAACCCTGGGGCTGGCGCTTTGAAGGCCACCACCTGTCGCTGAACTTCACCATCGTCGGCGACAAGGGCGTGGCCGGCGGCCCGACGTTCATGGGGACCAACCCCGCCGAGGTCAAGGCCGGGCCTCGCCAGGGACTTCGCGTTCTCGGCGAAGAAGAGGACCTCGCGCGGAAGCTCGTCAAATCCCTCGACTCGGGCCAGCGCGCCAAGGGGCTCGTCGAGATCGTGGCCCCGAAGGACATCCTCACCCTCGCCGCCCGCAAGGCCACGCCGCTCAAGCCGGCCGGCGTGATGATGACGGACCTCAACGCCGAGCAGAAGGAACTCTTGAACTCGATCGTCGTCCTCTACGCGGAGCGGCTTCGCCCCGAGATGGCCGCTGACGACCTGGGCAAGATCCTCAAGGCGGGCGTCGACAAGGTCGGCTTCGCCTGGGCCGGCGGCCTGGAGCGCGGCGAGCCCCACTACTACCGCATCCAGGGCCCGACGTTCCTGATCGAGTACGACAACACCCAGAACAACGCCAACCACGTCCACAGCGTCTGGCGCGACTTCGAGGACGACTTCGGCGACGACCTGCTGAAGAAGCATTACGAGTCGGCCACCGCCGAGCACGGCCACTCGAAGTGA
- a CDS encoding XRE family transcriptional regulator, producing MPIRLEDFVAKLPEEERAAIEKRIAELVEEVTLWQLREARKQSQKEVAKKLNVKQAAVSKLERRADMFVSTLRDYIESVGGTLEIIARFPNQDVKINQFRGLGSKNRAGVEMCPSGDGTSTH from the coding sequence ATGCCGATCCGTCTAGAGGATTTCGTCGCCAAGCTGCCCGAGGAAGAGCGCGCCGCCATCGAGAAGCGGATCGCCGAATTGGTGGAAGAGGTGACGTTGTGGCAGTTGCGGGAAGCCCGCAAGCAGTCCCAGAAGGAAGTCGCCAAGAAGCTCAACGTCAAGCAGGCCGCGGTGTCCAAGCTCGAACGTCGCGCCGACATGTTCGTGAGCACGTTGCGGGACTACATCGAGTCCGTGGGCGGAACTCTGGAGATCATCGCGCGCTTCCCCAACCAGGACGTGAAGATCAATCAGTTCCGGGGTCTCGGCTCCAAGAACCGCGCGGGCGTCGAGATGTGCCCGAGCGGAGACGGCACGTCGACCCATTAA